One Saimiri boliviensis isolate mSaiBol1 chromosome 17, mSaiBol1.pri, whole genome shotgun sequence genomic window carries:
- the ERBB2 gene encoding receptor tyrosine-protein kinase erbB-2 isoform X3: MPNPEGRYTFGASCVTACPYNYLSTDVGSCTLVCPLHNQEVTAEDGTQRCEKCSKPCARVCYGLGMEHLREVRAVTSANIQEFVGCKKIFGSLAFLPESFDGDPASNTVPLQPEQLHVFETLEEITGYLYISAWPDSLPDLSVFQNLQVIRGRILHNGAYSLTLQGLGISWLGLRSLRELGSGLALIHHNARLCFVHTVPWDNLFRNPHQALLHAANRPEHECVGKDLACHPLCARGHCWGPGPTQCVNCSQFLRGQECVEECRVLQGLPREYVNARHCLPCHPECQPQNGSVTCSGPEADQCVACAHYKDSPFCVARCPSGVKPDLSYMPIWKFPDEEGTCQPCPINCTHSCVDLDDKGCPAEQRASPLTSIISAVVGILLVMVLGLLLGILIKRRQQKIRKYTMRRLLQETELVEPLTPSGAMPNQAQMRILKETELRKVKVLGSGAFGTVYKGIWIPDGENVKIPVAIKVLRENTSPKANKEILDEAYVMAGVGSPYVSRLLGICLTSTVQLVTQLMPYGCLLDHVREHRGRLGSQDLLNWCVQIAKGMSYLEDVRLVHRDLAARNVLVKSPNHVKITDFGLARLLDIDETEYHADGGKVPIKWMALESILRRRFTHQSDVWSYGVTVWELMTFGAKPYDGIPAREIPDLLEKGERLPQPPICTIDVYMIMVKCWMIDSECRPRFRELVSEFSRMARDPQRFVVIQNEDLGPASPLDSTFYRSLLEDDDMGDLVDAEEYLVPQQGFFSPDPAPGAGGMAHHRHRSSSTRSGGGDLTLGLEPSEEEAPRSPRTPSEGAGSDVFDGDLGMGAAKGLQSFPPHDPSPLQRYSEDPTVPPPSETDGYVAPLTCSHQPEYVNQPDVRPQPSSPQEGPLPPARPAGATLERPKTLSPGKNGVIKDVFAFGSAVENPEYLAPRVGAAPQPHPPAFSPAFDNLYYWDQDPSERGAPPSTFEGTPTAENLEYLGLDVPV, translated from the exons ACAACTACCTATCAACGGATGTGGGATCCTGCACGCTTGTCTGCCCCCTGCACAACCAAGAGGTGACAGCGGAGGACGGAACACAGCGGTGTGAGAAGTGCAGCAAGCCCTGTGCCCGAG TGTGCTATGGTCTGGGCATGGAGCACTTGCGAGAGGTGAGGGCAGTCACCAGTGCCAATATCCAGGAGTTTGTGGGCTGCAAGAAGATCTTCGGGAGCCTGGCATTTCTGCCGGAGAGCTTTGATGG GGACCCAGCCTCCAACACCGTCCCCCTACAGCCAGAGCAGCTCCACGTGTTTGAGACTCTGGAAGAGATCACAG GTTACCTGTATATCTCAGCATGGCCAGACAGCCTGCCTGACCTCAGCGTCTTCCAGAACCTGCAAGTAATCCGAGGACGAATTCTGCACAA TGGCGCCTACTCGCTGACCCTGCAAGGGCTGGGCATCAGCTGGCTGGGGCTGCGCTCACTGCGGGAACTGGGCAGTGGACTGGCCCTCATCCACCACAATGCCCGCCTCTGCTTCGTGCACACGGTGCCCTGGGACAATCTCTTCCGGAACCCGCACCAAGCCCTGCTCCACGCTGCCAACCGGCCAGAGCATGAGTGTG TGGGCAAGGACCTGGCCTGCCACCCGCTGTGTGCCCGAGGGCACTGCTGGGGTCCCGGGCCCACCCAGTGTGTCAACTGCAGCCAGTTCCTTAGGGGCCAGGAGTGCGTGGAGGAATGCCGAGTACTGCAGGG GCTCCCCAGGGAGTATGTGAATGCCAGACACTGTTTGCCATGCCACCCTGAGTGTCAGCCCCAGAATGGCTCAGTGACCTGTTCTGGACCG GAGGCTGACCAGTGTGTGGCCTGTGCCCACTACAAGGACTCTCCTTTCTGCGTGGCCCGCTGCCCTAGCGGTGTGAAACCTGACCTCTCCTACATGCCCATCTGGAAGTTTCCAGATGAGGAGGGCACATGCCAGCCTTGCCCCATCAACTGCACCCACTC CTGTGTGGACCTGGATGACAAGGGCTGCCCCGCCGAGCAGAGAGCCAG CCCTCTGACGTCCATCATCTCTGCGGTGGTGGGCATTCTGCTGGTCATGGTCTTGGGGCTGCTCCTTGGGATCCTCATCAAGCGACGGCAGCAGAAGATCCGGAAGTACACGATGCGGAGGCTGCTGCAGGAAACCGAG CTGGTGGAGCCGCTGACACCGAGCGGAGCCATGCCCAACCAGGCACAGATGCGGATCCTGAAAGAGACTGAGCTGAGGAAGGTGAAGGTGCTTGGATCCGGAGCTTTTGGCACAGTCTACAAG GGAATCTGGATCCCTGATGGGGAGAATGTGAAAATTCCAGTGGCCATCAAAGTGTTGAGAGAAAACACATCCCCTAAAGCCAACAAAGAAATCTTAGAC GAAGCATACGTGATGGCTGGTGTGGGCTCCCCATATGTCTCCCGCCTCCTGGGCATCTGCCTGACATCCACAGTGCAACTGGTGACACAGCTTATGCCCTATGGCTGCCTCTTAGACCATGTCCGGGAACACCGAGGACGCCTGGGCTCCCAGGACCTGCTGAACTGGTGTGTGCAGATTGCCAAG GGGATGAGCTACCTGGAGGATGTGCGGCTCGTACACAGGGACTTGGCTGCTCGGAACGTGCTGGTCAAGAGTCCCAACCATGTCAAGATTACAGACTTCGGGCTAGCTCGGCTGCTGGACATTGATGAGACAGAATACCATGCAGATGGGGGCAAG GTGCCCATCAAGTGGATGGCATTGGAGTCCATTCTCCGCCGGCGGTTCACCCACCAGAGTGATGTGTGGAGTTACg GTGTGACTGTGTGGGAGCTGATGACTTTTGGGGCCAAACCTTACGATGGGATCCCAGCGCGGGAGATCCCTGACCTGCTGGAGAAGGGGGAGCGGCTGCCCCAGCCCCCCATCTGCACCATTGATGTCTACATGATCATGGTCAAAT GTTGGATGATTGACTCTGAATGTCGGCCAAGATTCCGGGAGTTGGTGTCTGAATTCTCCCGAATGGCCAGGGACCCCCAGCGCTTTGTGGTCATCCAG AATGAGGACTTGGGCCCGGCCAGTCCCTTGGATAGCACCTTCTACCGCTCACTGCTGGAGGACGATGACATGGGGGACCTGGTGGATGCCGAGGAGTATCTGGTGCCCCAGCAGGGCTTCTTCAGCCCAGACCCTGCCCCAGGTGCTGGGGGCATGGCCCACCACAGGCACCGCAGCTCATCCACTAGG AGTGGCGGTGGGGACCTGACGCTAGGGCTGGAGCCCTCTGAAGAGGAGGCCCCCAGGTCTCCACGGACACCCTCCGAAGGTGCTGGCTCCGATGTATTTGATGGTGACCTGGGAATGGGGGCAGCCAAGGGGCTGCAAAGCTTCCCCCCACACGACCCTAGCCCTCTACAGCGGTACAGTGAGGACCCCACAGTACCCCCGCCCTCTGAGACTGATGGCTACGTTGCCCCCCTGACCTGCAGCCACCAGCCTG AATATGTGAACCAGCCAGATGTTCGGCCACAGCCCTCTTCGCCCCAAGAGggtcctctgcctcctgcccgACCTGCTGGTGCCACTCTGGAAAGGCCCAAGACTCTCTCCCCAGGGAAGAATGGGGTCATCAAAGACGTTTTTGCCTTTGGGAGTGCCGTGGAGAACCCCGAGTACTTGGCACCCCGGGTAGGAGCTGCCCCTCAGCCCCACCCTCCTGCCTTCAGCCCAGCCTTCGACAACCTCTATTATTGGGACCAGGACCCATCAGAGCGGGGGGCTCCACCCAGCACTTTCGAAGGGACCCCTACGGCAGAGAACCTAGAGTACCTGGGTCTCGACGTACCGGTGTGA
- the MIEN1 gene encoding migration and invasion enhancer 1 isoform X1 yields MNGEPGQTSVAPLPGKVEPGSGVRIVVEYCEPCGFEATYLELASAVKEQYPGIEIESRLGGTGAFEIEINGQLVFSKLENGGFPYEKDLIEAIRRASNGEPLEKITNSRPPCIIL; encoded by the exons ATGAACGGGGAGCCGGGGCAGACGTCCGTAGCGCCCCTTCCCGGGAAGGTCGAGCCGGGCAGTGGGGTCCGCATCGTGGTGGAGTACTG TGAACCCTGCGGCTTCGAGGCGACCTACCTGGAGCTGGCCAGTGCTGTGAAGGAGCAGTATCCGGGCATTGAGATCGAGTCGCGCCTGGGGGGCACAG GCGCCTTTGAGATAGAGATCAATGGACAACTGGTGTTCTCCAAGCTGGAGAACGGGGGCTTTCCCTATGAGAAAGAT CTCATTGAGGCCATCCGAAGAGCCAGCAACGGAGAACCCCTAGAAAAGATCACCAACAGCCGTCCTCCCTGCATCATCCTGTGA
- the MIEN1 gene encoding migration and invasion enhancer 1 isoform X2: protein MNGEPGQTSVAPLPGKVEPGSGVRIVVEYCEPCGFEATYLELASAVKEQYPGIEIESRLGGTGAFEIEINGQLVFSKLENGGFPYEKDVSICSVGRTAGSPSPTAHPATLHLYPLAH from the exons ATGAACGGGGAGCCGGGGCAGACGTCCGTAGCGCCCCTTCCCGGGAAGGTCGAGCCGGGCAGTGGGGTCCGCATCGTGGTGGAGTACTG TGAACCCTGCGGCTTCGAGGCGACCTACCTGGAGCTGGCCAGTGCTGTGAAGGAGCAGTATCCGGGCATTGAGATCGAGTCGCGCCTGGGGGGCACAG GCGCCTTTGAGATAGAGATCAATGGACAACTGGTGTTCTCCAAGCTGGAGAACGGGGGCTTTCCCTATGAGAAAGATGTAAGTATTTGCAGTGTTGGGAGGACCGCTGGGTCACCTTCCCCAACAGCACATCCTGCCACTCTGCATCTCTATCCACTAGCTCATTGA